Proteins co-encoded in one Lysobacter solisilvae genomic window:
- a CDS encoding response regulator, translated as MPTLLIADDHPLFRAALRGAAAEAVDNLRVHEAASLDDVLAVLEAEPDVDLVLLDLHMPGNHGLAGLAAVRAQHPGVAVVVVSANDDPQVIRRALDHGAAGYLPKSSGLDDLREAIRTVLACEQWLPPALRGPVSRARSSTHDAQLAARLASLSPQQFRVLVLVAQGLLNKQIADRLDVQERTVKAHLTAIFERLGVRNRTQAGVVLRELELTDPARRLEDAPDSGGHPGPAGIRG; from the coding sequence ATGCCGACGCTGCTGATCGCCGACGACCACCCGCTGTTCCGGGCCGCGCTGCGCGGCGCGGCGGCCGAGGCCGTCGACAACCTGCGTGTGCACGAAGCCGCTTCGCTCGATGATGTGCTCGCAGTGCTGGAGGCCGAGCCGGACGTCGACCTGGTCCTGCTGGACCTGCACATGCCGGGCAACCACGGCTTGGCCGGGCTCGCGGCGGTGCGCGCGCAGCATCCGGGCGTGGCCGTGGTGGTGGTGTCGGCGAACGACGATCCGCAGGTGATCCGCCGCGCGCTGGACCACGGCGCCGCCGGCTACCTGCCCAAGAGTTCGGGCCTGGACGACCTGCGCGAGGCGATCCGCACCGTGCTGGCCTGCGAGCAGTGGCTGCCGCCGGCGCTGCGCGGCCCGGTGTCGCGCGCGCGTTCGAGCACGCACGACGCACAGCTGGCCGCCCGCCTGGCCAGCCTGTCGCCACAGCAGTTCCGGGTGCTGGTGCTGGTGGCCCAGGGGCTGTTGAACAAGCAGATCGCCGACCGGCTCGACGTGCAGGAGCGCACGGTCAAGGCGCATCTCACCGCGATCTTCGAGCGCCTGGGCGTGCGCAACCGCACCCAGGCCGGCGTCGTGCTGCGCGAGCTCGAGCTGACCGACCCGGCGCGCCGGCTGGAGGACGCGCCGGACTCCGGAGGACATCCGGGCCCGGCGGGCATTCGCGGCTGA
- a CDS encoding response regulator — translation MLLVDNEPAALQALQRVLQGWGFSVAAAGDGARACAALQVRAADIWLLDYHLDDQDTGVALRERLVQMHGSRPAVILSADPGPTVRRAVHEAGLPLLIKPLKPLALKSVLDRLLAAGRVPGAA, via the coding sequence GTGCTGCTGGTCGACAACGAACCGGCCGCGTTGCAGGCCCTGCAGCGTGTGTTGCAGGGCTGGGGGTTCAGCGTCGCGGCCGCTGGTGACGGTGCCCGCGCCTGCGCTGCGCTGCAGGTTCGCGCCGCCGACATCTGGCTGCTCGACTACCACCTGGACGACCAGGACACCGGGGTGGCGCTGCGCGAGCGGCTGGTGCAGATGCATGGCTCGCGGCCGGCGGTGATCCTCAGCGCCGACCCCGGTCCCACCGTGCGCCGCGCGGTGCACGAGGCCGGGCTGCCACTTTTGATCAAGCCGCTCAAACCGCTCGCCCTGAAGTCGGTCCTGGACCGCCTGCTGGCGGCCGGGCGGGTGCCCGGTGCGGCCTGA
- a CDS encoding D-(-)-3-hydroxybutyrate oligomer hydrolase, translated as MMTTALRCSVLGLALLAGCASTGAPSPPESEMFAFPRHSTHRQADDLLTGGLGLDGLRAAAPPAFADPVAPTAAELRRRALWSNWRGIADLAPAGGYGTLYGGMPSVPGREFHALATVPGARHPHRVMVQVPDAFDAARRCVVVTASSGSRGIYGAIAVAGAWGLPRGCAVAYTDKGAGTDYFDLDAGMGTGSDGTVVGPGQAAAFNPLGNASATNPAPAAGSERAGHGVAFKHAHSGDNPEADWGAHVKQAAQFALAQLDEAYPQAAPFTFDNTRVIAVGISNGGGAVLRAAEQGDWLDAVVAGEPNVSVDGVRPLYDIGTEAGLLMPCAVLAVEDRPRSPLSALAQKGGELRCASLAAAGILAGGDVAAQARQAHAQLRASGWTDAAIRAGTLSVDFDLWRAIAATYASSYGRFGVGEHPCGYAWSALNPDFTARAATASERAAWWADGSGIPPGAGIGLVDTKAALPDPTLPGLQCLRALWTGEDAQARRVHAGIAQTRAGLPRAGLPVLVIHGRDDGLLPPAFTSDPYVARAQAAGRDVHYWQVANAQHFDGFLALPDYRARYVPLLPYVYAALDAVMAHLDDPARPLPADALVPARASGPEPLTAAHLAVPR; from the coding sequence ATGATGACGACCGCCCTGCGTTGTTCCGTCCTCGGCCTGGCCCTGCTGGCCGGCTGTGCGTCCACCGGCGCGCCGTCGCCCCCGGAGTCCGAGATGTTCGCGTTCCCACGCCACAGCACGCACCGCCAGGCCGACGACCTGCTCACCGGCGGGCTCGGCCTGGACGGCCTGCGCGCCGCGGCGCCCCCCGCCTTTGCCGACCCGGTGGCGCCGACGGCGGCCGAACTGCGCCGGCGCGCGCTGTGGAGCAACTGGCGCGGCATCGCCGACCTGGCGCCCGCCGGTGGCTACGGCACGCTGTACGGCGGCATGCCCAGCGTCCCGGGCCGCGAGTTCCACGCGCTGGCGACGGTGCCGGGCGCCCGCCATCCGCACCGGGTGATGGTGCAGGTACCCGATGCCTTCGATGCCGCGCGACGCTGCGTGGTGGTCACCGCGTCGTCCGGTTCGCGCGGCATCTACGGCGCGATCGCCGTCGCCGGTGCGTGGGGCCTGCCGCGCGGATGCGCCGTGGCCTACACGGACAAGGGCGCGGGCACCGACTATTTCGACCTCGATGCCGGCATGGGCACCGGGTCCGACGGCACCGTCGTCGGCCCGGGGCAGGCGGCGGCGTTCAACCCGCTCGGCAACGCGAGCGCGACGAACCCGGCGCCTGCCGCCGGCAGCGAGCGTGCCGGTCACGGCGTGGCCTTCAAGCACGCGCATTCGGGCGACAACCCCGAGGCCGACTGGGGCGCGCACGTGAAGCAGGCCGCGCAGTTCGCGCTGGCGCAACTGGACGAAGCCTACCCGCAGGCCGCGCCCTTCACCTTCGACAACACGCGCGTGATCGCCGTCGGCATCTCCAACGGCGGCGGCGCGGTGCTGCGCGCGGCCGAGCAGGGCGACTGGCTCGACGCGGTGGTCGCCGGCGAGCCCAACGTGAGCGTCGACGGCGTGCGACCGCTGTACGACATCGGCACCGAGGCCGGACTGCTGATGCCCTGCGCCGTGCTCGCGGTCGAGGACCGGCCACGTTCGCCGCTGTCGGCCCTGGCGCAGAAAGGCGGCGAGCTGCGTTGCGCGTCGCTGGCCGCGGCCGGCATCCTCGCCGGCGGCGATGTCGCCGCGCAGGCGCGCCAGGCGCACGCGCAGCTGCGCGCCAGCGGCTGGACCGATGCGGCGATCCGCGCCGGCACGCTGTCGGTGGACTTCGACCTGTGGCGCGCGATCGCGGCGACCTACGCCTCGTCCTATGGACGCTTCGGCGTGGGCGAACACCCCTGCGGCTACGCCTGGTCCGCGCTCAATCCCGATTTCACTGCGCGCGCCGCGACGGCCTCCGAGCGCGCCGCGTGGTGGGCCGACGGCAGCGGCATCCCGCCGGGTGCCGGCATCGGCCTGGTCGATACGAAGGCGGCACTGCCCGATCCCACGTTGCCCGGCCTGCAGTGCCTGCGCGCGCTGTGGACCGGCGAGGACGCTCAGGCGCGCCGCGTGCACGCGGGCATCGCGCAGACCCGCGCCGGCCTGCCGCGCGCCGGCCTGCCGGTGCTGGTCATCCATGGCCGCGACGACGGCCTGCTGCCGCCGGCGTTCACCAGCGATCCCTACGTGGCGCGCGCGCAGGCCGCGGGCCGCGACGTGCACTACTGGCAGGTCGCCAACGCCCAGCATTTCGACGGCTTCCTCGCCCTGCCCGACTACCGCGCGCGCTACGTACCGCTGCTGCCCTACGTGTACGCGGCGCTGGACGCAGTGATGGCGCACCTGGACGACCCGGCGCGGCCATTGCCGGCCGATGCCCTGGTGCCTGCGCGCGCGTCCGGCCCGGAACCGCTCACGGCGGCACACCTGGCCGTGCCGCGCTGA
- a CDS encoding bifunctional diguanylate cyclase/phosphodiesterase: MAGSDLDMPDMLRGLHRIVSDLMYAENFYIALYDGDSDSLRFLYFSDVVDDELLDADEIVPLAKIERGLTWYLIRDKRPLMGSTDEMRQQVSGPLTLHGADSSDWLGVPMLRDGVVHGAVVVQSYRGGRCYTTAEMSLLAFVAEHILTALERKRGRAELEQRVVERTAQLETANIDLRREVTERERGERLQAALYRIAALASIDETSESFFRHVHSIVGELIEAKNFYVGLLSEDGASVSFPYAADEHEKDWSTRTYGRGLTEFVLRTGRPQLVDQARAQLLLEQGEIAASMVGAPTLVWLGAPLLGVEGAIGVVAVQSYERGDVYDERDAELLTFVSYQIASSLQRRRAAELLQQANAELEHRVEERTLELREQIAVREQVEAQLQHQVMHDALTRLPNRVYLRDRVERAIARLRRDHMQGFGLLYIDIDRFKVVNDSLGHGAGDDVLKEVARRLATCVREPDVVARLAGDEFVLLLEHVAMPETACKVAQRVLKVLEPPLQAAGRELRVSASIGITIADRNYDSADRVLHDADVALYRAKRSGRNRFVLFDDAMHQTAMGVLDMEQELRNALVRDEFVPWFQPLVRLGDEGVIGYEALLRWNHPERGVLTPGAFLKVAEDSGLIEGIDWRMFRLALEASRELVHDGSFITLNVSPRLFQHDDFDRRILALTHEVGFDPARLRLEVTEGTLLGDPDAVVATLQRLRDAKIEAALDDFGTGYSSLGHVHHFPLKMIKIDRSFITPFAAGVAPRSSAVIEAILALGNALGAEVVAEGIETRYQCEVLKAMGCVYGQGYLFAHPEPAEYWLAKQGR, from the coding sequence ATGGCCGGTTCCGACCTGGACATGCCCGACATGTTGCGCGGGCTGCACCGCATCGTCTCCGACCTGATGTACGCGGAGAACTTCTACATCGCCCTGTACGACGGCGATAGCGACTCGCTGCGGTTCCTGTACTTCTCCGACGTGGTCGACGACGAGCTGCTCGACGCCGACGAGATCGTGCCGCTGGCGAAGATCGAACGCGGGCTGACCTGGTACCTGATCCGCGACAAGCGCCCGCTGATGGGCTCCACCGACGAGATGCGCCAGCAGGTGTCCGGGCCGCTGACACTGCACGGCGCCGACAGCAGCGACTGGCTGGGCGTGCCGATGCTGCGCGACGGCGTGGTCCATGGCGCGGTGGTCGTGCAGAGCTACCGCGGCGGCCGCTGCTACACCACGGCGGAGATGTCGTTGCTGGCCTTCGTGGCCGAGCACATCCTCACCGCGCTGGAACGCAAGCGTGGCCGTGCCGAACTGGAGCAGCGCGTGGTCGAGCGGACCGCCCAGCTGGAAACGGCCAACATCGACCTGCGCCGCGAAGTGACCGAACGCGAACGCGGCGAGCGCCTGCAGGCGGCCCTGTACCGCATCGCGGCGCTGGCCAGCATCGACGAGACCAGCGAGTCCTTCTTCCGCCACGTCCACTCGATCGTGGGCGAGCTGATCGAGGCCAAGAATTTCTACGTCGGACTGCTGTCGGAGGACGGCGCCAGCGTGTCCTTCCCCTACGCCGCCGACGAGCACGAGAAGGACTGGAGCACGCGCACCTACGGGCGCGGGCTGACCGAGTTCGTGCTGCGTACCGGCCGGCCGCAGCTGGTCGACCAGGCGCGCGCGCAGCTGCTGCTCGAGCAGGGGGAGATCGCCGCCAGCATGGTCGGTGCGCCGACCCTGGTCTGGCTCGGTGCGCCGCTGCTGGGCGTGGAAGGAGCGATCGGTGTCGTCGCGGTGCAGAGCTACGAGCGTGGCGACGTCTACGACGAACGCGACGCCGAGCTGCTCACCTTCGTCTCCTACCAGATCGCCAGCAGCCTGCAGCGCCGCCGCGCCGCCGAACTGCTGCAGCAGGCCAACGCCGAACTCGAGCACCGGGTGGAGGAACGCACCCTGGAGCTGCGCGAGCAGATCGCGGTCCGCGAACAGGTGGAGGCCCAGCTGCAGCACCAGGTGATGCACGACGCGCTCACCCGCCTGCCCAACCGCGTCTACCTGCGCGACCGCGTGGAACGCGCCATCGCGCGCCTGCGCCGCGACCACATGCAGGGCTTCGGCCTGCTGTACATCGACATCGACCGCTTCAAGGTGGTCAACGACAGCCTTGGCCATGGCGCCGGCGACGACGTCCTGAAGGAAGTCGCGCGCCGCCTGGCCACCTGCGTGCGCGAGCCGGACGTGGTCGCGCGGCTGGCCGGTGACGAGTTCGTGCTGCTGCTCGAACACGTCGCGATGCCGGAGACCGCGTGCAAGGTCGCCCAGCGCGTGCTGAAAGTTCTGGAACCGCCGCTGCAGGCCGCCGGGCGCGAACTGCGGGTGTCGGCCAGCATCGGCATCACCATCGCCGATCGCAATTACGACTCAGCCGACCGTGTGCTGCACGACGCCGACGTGGCGCTGTACCGGGCCAAGCGCAGCGGCCGCAACCGCTTCGTACTGTTCGACGACGCCATGCACCAGACCGCCATGGGCGTGCTGGACATGGAGCAGGAGCTGCGCAACGCGCTGGTGCGCGACGAGTTCGTCCCCTGGTTCCAGCCACTGGTGCGGCTGGGCGACGAGGGCGTGATCGGCTACGAAGCGCTGCTGCGCTGGAACCACCCGGAGCGCGGCGTGCTCACGCCGGGCGCCTTCCTGAAAGTGGCCGAGGACAGCGGCCTGATCGAGGGCATCGACTGGCGCATGTTCCGGCTGGCGCTCGAGGCGAGCCGTGAGCTGGTGCACGACGGCAGCTTCATCACGCTCAACGTGTCGCCGCGGCTGTTCCAGCACGACGACTTCGACCGGCGCATCCTCGCCCTCACGCACGAGGTCGGCTTCGACCCCGCGCGCCTGCGCCTGGAGGTGACCGAGGGCACGCTGCTCGGCGATCCCGATGCGGTCGTCGCCACGCTGCAGCGGCTGCGCGACGCGAAGATCGAGGCGGCGCTGGACGACTTCGGCACCGGCTATTCCTCGCTGGGCCACGTGCACCACTTCCCGCTGAAGATGATCAAGATCGACCGCAGCTTCATCACCCCCTTCGCCGCCGGCGTCGCGCCGCGCAGCTCGGCGGTGATCGAGGCGATCCTGGCCCTGGGCAACGCGCTGGGCGCCGAAGTGGTGGCCGAGGGCATCGAGACCCGCTACCAGTGCGAAGTGCTCAAGGCCATGGGCTGCGTGTACGGACAGGGTTACCTGTTCGCGCACCCGGAACCGGCGGAGTACTGGCTGGCGAAGCAGGGTCGGTGA
- a CDS encoding 3-hydroxybutyrate dehydrogenase: MPRFPMSATPPSPSRCILITGAGSGIGAGIAAELARAGHFVVVTDVSLDAARTVADGILADAGQAQALALDVTSDHSVEAALAAVARPVDVLVNNAGLQHVAPLEEFPMEKWDFLVQVMLVGVARLTRAVLPGMRERGYGRIVNIGSIHSLVASPFKSAYVAAKHGLLGLSKVVALETAGTDITINTICPTYVKTPLVDKQIADQARTRGIPESQVVSEVMLKPMPKGVFIGFDELAGITAFLMSAHARNITGHTIDVDGGWTVQ, translated from the coding sequence ATGCCCCGGTTCCCCATGTCCGCCACGCCCCCCAGCCCCTCGCGCTGCATCCTCATCACCGGCGCCGGCAGCGGCATCGGCGCCGGCATCGCCGCCGAACTCGCGCGCGCCGGCCACTTCGTCGTCGTCACCGACGTCAGCCTGGATGCCGCCCGGACCGTGGCCGACGGCATCCTCGCCGACGCAGGCCAGGCGCAGGCGCTCGCGCTGGACGTCACCTCCGATCACAGCGTCGAAGCCGCGCTGGCCGCGGTGGCGCGGCCGGTCGACGTGCTGGTCAACAACGCCGGCCTCCAGCACGTGGCGCCGCTGGAGGAGTTCCCGATGGAAAAGTGGGACTTCCTGGTGCAGGTGATGCTGGTCGGGGTCGCGCGCCTGACCCGCGCGGTGCTGCCGGGCATGCGCGAGCGCGGCTACGGCCGCATCGTCAACATCGGCTCGATCCACTCGCTGGTGGCCAGCCCGTTCAAGAGCGCCTACGTCGCCGCCAAGCACGGCCTGCTGGGCCTGTCGAAGGTGGTCGCCCTGGAGACGGCGGGCACCGACATCACCATCAACACGATCTGCCCGACCTACGTGAAGACGCCGCTGGTCGACAAGCAGATCGCCGACCAGGCGCGCACCCGCGGCATTCCCGAATCGCAGGTGGTCAGCGAAGTCATGCTCAAGCCCATGCCCAAGGGCGTGTTCATCGGTTTTGACGAACTGGCCGGCATCACCGCCTTCCTGATGTCGGCGCACGCACGCAACATCACCGGCCACACGATCGACGTGGACGGCGGCTGGACCGTGCAGTAG